In Neorhizobium sp. NCHU2750, a single genomic region encodes these proteins:
- a CDS encoding ATP-binding protein has protein sequence MSQLGIVARIALIVTIALFLGQMAVVTSYMWQSERSPLPPYAIANRIANIVQLLDDTPENLLPRALAVANVNGFRAEITDTVPPGFVDEFSFTRMRVLAQSMLDDYRPGITVRAGAVEGQKEKSNVFTMTFVTQLKSGEFVIFTVSDTTTLRVWNMPIGFLAGFFGIAVALLAILAVARETRPLAQLAQSIDELGNSIEPVEVKERGARELRTLIRAINNMQGRILGLVNNRTLFLGAISHDLKTYLTRFRLRLEIMPASAHKEKAIHDVEAMERLLGDVLLFASESSSANFEAEAIDLNETVGRCVAEMDPEGSRMQISPAVMPLFVRVPPTALTRVIDNLLSNALRYGDHARISTARHGDSAIVTIEDDGPGIRDEDLALVFEPFFRGEPSRNRAHGGTGLGLAIVKQIVEAQGGSIELSNRSNASGLRAMVRLPVANIDGAATTGM, from the coding sequence ATGAGCCAACTTGGCATCGTTGCCAGAATAGCGCTGATTGTCACCATAGCCCTATTTCTCGGCCAAATGGCTGTTGTCACGTCCTATATGTGGCAGTCGGAGCGCTCACCGCTACCGCCCTATGCCATCGCAAACCGCATCGCCAACATCGTTCAGTTACTTGACGATACGCCGGAGAACTTACTCCCGCGCGCGCTGGCCGTCGCCAACGTCAACGGCTTTCGAGCAGAAATCACCGATACTGTCCCTCCGGGTTTCGTCGACGAATTCAGTTTCACACGTATGCGGGTGCTTGCCCAGTCGATGCTCGACGATTACCGGCCAGGCATCACGGTGCGGGCGGGTGCAGTGGAGGGGCAGAAGGAAAAGTCGAACGTCTTCACCATGACATTCGTCACGCAGTTGAAAAGCGGGGAATTTGTCATCTTTACCGTCTCCGACACCACGACCCTGCGTGTCTGGAACATGCCTATCGGCTTTCTTGCAGGCTTTTTCGGCATAGCCGTCGCGCTCCTGGCGATTCTCGCCGTCGCGCGTGAAACGCGGCCGCTGGCGCAGCTCGCACAAAGCATCGACGAGCTTGGAAACAGTATAGAGCCGGTGGAAGTGAAGGAACGCGGAGCACGCGAACTGCGCACCCTGATCAGGGCGATCAACAACATGCAGGGCCGAATTCTCGGCCTCGTCAACAACCGGACGCTTTTTCTCGGTGCGATCTCGCACGACCTGAAGACCTATCTGACGCGGTTCCGGCTACGGTTGGAAATCATGCCGGCGTCGGCCCACAAGGAAAAGGCAATCCACGACGTCGAGGCGATGGAGCGGCTGCTCGGGGATGTTCTGTTGTTCGCCAGCGAGTCCTCGTCTGCGAATTTCGAGGCGGAAGCGATCGATCTCAACGAGACTGTCGGGCGCTGTGTTGCGGAGATGGACCCGGAAGGCAGCCGCATGCAGATCTCGCCTGCCGTTATGCCGCTTTTCGTGCGGGTGCCGCCGACAGCCCTCACCAGGGTTATCGACAACCTTCTCTCCAACGCTCTCCGTTACGGCGATCACGCCCGGATCAGTACTGCGCGGCATGGAGATAGTGCGATCGTGACTATCGAAGATGACGGGCCGGGCATTCGCGACGAAGATCTGGCGCTGGTCTTCGAACCGTTCTTTCGCGGCGAGCCATCGCGCAACCGGGCGCACGGCGGAACAGGTCTCGGGCTTGCCATCGTCAAGCAGATTGTCGAGGCGCAGGGTGGATCGATCGAGCTTTCCAACCGCAGCAATGCGTCCGGATTGAGAGCAATGGTCCGG